In a genomic window of Occallatibacter riparius:
- the ruvX gene encoding Holliday junction resolvase RuvX, which translates to MSDTHKPEPAEGTPPPRYLGLDVGTKRIGIAVSDELGLTAQPVMTLETRRNPREDLRSIARLARRHSVVGIVVGNPLHISGESSPRAAKVQAFAAELGELTGLPIHLWDERLTSREAHQILYEAGHARQEHKELVDQVAATLILQSFLDERGRAGVRLSDL; encoded by the coding sequence ATGAGCGACACACACAAACCTGAACCCGCTGAAGGGACGCCGCCGCCGCGTTATCTCGGGCTGGACGTCGGGACCAAGCGCATCGGCATTGCGGTGTCGGATGAGTTGGGGCTGACGGCGCAGCCGGTGATGACACTGGAAACGCGGCGCAATCCGCGCGAGGATCTGCGCTCGATTGCGCGGCTGGCGCGGCGGCACTCGGTTGTGGGAATCGTGGTGGGGAATCCGCTGCACATTTCGGGTGAGTCGAGCCCGCGGGCGGCCAAGGTGCAGGCGTTTGCCGCCGAACTGGGGGAGCTGACGGGGCTGCCAATTCATCTTTGGGACGAGCGGCTGACCAGCCGGGAGGCCCACCAGATTCTGTATGAGGCGGGGCACGCTCGGCAGGAGCATAAGGAGCTGGTGGATCAGGTGGCTGCGACGTTGATTCTGCAGTCGTTTCTGGATGAGCGGGGGAGGGCGGGGGTGCGCTTGTCGGATCTGTGA
- a CDS encoding phosphate acyltransferase, with translation MTTTAPAANAALTSFAEIRSRARELGPKRVGVVLADDDVALAAASGALLEGIAQPVLIGDERRIRVHAESLGLLELAEHAEYVASDHDAGEAARVAVGLAREGGIDILMKGHLRTDQLLHPILDKQKGLRTGHLLCDIAVCEFPGVNGPRLVGLSDGGVNVAPTFDQKRQILLAALGVLHCLGIAHPKIAVLSALEVVIDAMPSTKEARALAQLAATGAFGEADVFGPLALDNALFEWAARAKGISHPVAGHADFLLMPNIEAANALAKAVIFLAGWRFAHVVAGATVPLLIPSRVEGAHDKMNSIALGVLYAAR, from the coding sequence ATGACCACAACCGCTCCCGCAGCAAACGCAGCCCTCACTAGTTTTGCCGAAATCCGCAGCCGGGCCCGCGAACTTGGGCCGAAGCGCGTTGGAGTGGTTCTGGCCGACGATGATGTGGCTCTCGCCGCTGCGTCGGGCGCGCTGCTGGAAGGCATTGCGCAGCCGGTGCTGATTGGCGATGAGAGGCGCATCCGCGTTCATGCCGAATCGCTTGGGCTGCTGGAGCTTGCGGAGCACGCCGAGTATGTCGCTTCGGACCACGACGCGGGCGAGGCTGCGCGGGTTGCTGTGGGGCTCGCGCGCGAGGGTGGGATCGACATCCTGATGAAAGGCCACCTGCGCACGGATCAACTGCTGCATCCGATTTTGGACAAGCAGAAGGGGCTGCGGACGGGACATCTGCTGTGCGATATCGCGGTTTGCGAATTCCCGGGCGTAAACGGCCCGCGGCTGGTGGGACTGAGCGATGGCGGGGTCAATGTTGCGCCTACGTTCGATCAGAAGCGTCAGATTCTTCTTGCGGCGCTCGGAGTGTTGCATTGCCTGGGCATTGCGCATCCGAAGATCGCGGTTTTGAGCGCGCTGGAGGTTGTGATCGACGCCATGCCCTCCACGAAGGAAGCCCGGGCGCTGGCGCAATTGGCGGCGACGGGAGCGTTTGGCGAGGCGGATGTGTTCGGTCCTCTGGCGCTGGATAACGCGCTGTTTGAATGGGCCGCGCGCGCCAAGGGGATCTCGCACCCGGTGGCCGGACATGCCGATTTTCTGCTGATGCCGAACATTGAAGCGGCCAATGCGCTGGCCAAGGCGGTGATCTTCCTGGCGGGCTGGCGGTTCGCGCACGTGGTGGCCGGAGCCACTGTTCCCCTGCTCATCCCATCGCGTGTGGAGGGCGCGCACGATAAAATGAACTCAATCGCTTTGGGAGTACTGTATGCCGCGCGGTGA
- a CDS encoding glycerophosphoryl diester phosphodiesterase membrane domain-containing protein has protein sequence METNLRPLTLGEILDRTAQLYRTNFLLFAGMFSIYAAVSLVLALLQLGLITLVKGKTWAAIASLSVGGLRLIFIFLLLGAAIAAISRAVAAVNLGEPVTIRSAYASTLPKLGRYLWLMTITFFRAWGPVLSVYGGLILAMFLIPAKHASSAGTAPTGPAATPSQDPAILAIVGVGLLLFFLPCLVYAVWMNIRYALAIPACVVENLKARAAIKRSIELSKGARPRIFALLLLVLVIKVGLVGLTQSFVLVMAFKHPAHIAPGVSALSQVIQFFTNTFLGPIGATGVTLFYFDQRVRKEGYDIEWMMLAAGMTPGPAITAPAVNTESISTVEPTLAAEPVLASQPELPTADLAPAADTPGTLHE, from the coding sequence ATGGAAACGAACCTCCGTCCACTTACTCTGGGCGAGATACTCGACCGCACCGCGCAGTTATACCGCACTAACTTCCTGCTTTTCGCCGGAATGTTCTCCATCTATGCCGCCGTATCCCTTGTGCTCGCGCTGCTCCAGCTCGGCCTCATCACCCTCGTCAAAGGCAAAACCTGGGCCGCCATAGCGTCGCTCAGCGTCGGCGGACTCAGGCTGATTTTCATCTTCTTGCTGCTCGGCGCAGCCATCGCCGCCATCAGCCGCGCCGTCGCCGCCGTAAACCTCGGCGAACCCGTCACCATCCGCAGCGCATACGCGAGCACCCTCCCCAAACTCGGCCGCTACCTGTGGCTCATGACCATCACCTTCTTCCGTGCCTGGGGCCCCGTCCTTTCCGTCTATGGCGGGCTCATACTTGCGATGTTCCTCATCCCGGCCAAACACGCCTCCTCAGCAGGCACAGCCCCCACGGGTCCCGCCGCCACTCCTTCCCAGGATCCGGCTATCCTCGCCATCGTCGGCGTGGGGCTCCTTCTCTTCTTCCTGCCCTGTCTGGTCTACGCAGTCTGGATGAACATCCGTTACGCGCTCGCCATTCCCGCCTGCGTCGTTGAAAACCTCAAGGCGCGAGCAGCCATCAAGCGCAGCATCGAACTCAGCAAGGGCGCGCGCCCCCGCATCTTCGCCCTGCTTCTGCTGGTCCTCGTAATCAAGGTTGGCCTGGTCGGCCTGACGCAGTCCTTCGTTCTCGTCATGGCATTCAAGCATCCGGCCCACATCGCCCCGGGCGTCAGCGCTCTCTCCCAGGTCATCCAGTTCTTCACCAACACGTTCCTCGGCCCCATCGGCGCAACCGGCGTAACCCTCTTCTACTTCGACCAGCGCGTGCGCAAAGAAGGCTACGACATCGAGTGGATGATGCTCGCCGCCGGCATGACACCAGGACCAGCCATCACCGCGCCCGCCGTCAATACTGAATCCATCAGCACCGTCGAACCAACCCTCGCAGCCGAGCCCGTACTCGCATCCCAACCCGAACTGCCAACCGCCGACCTTGCCCCCGCCGCCGACACTCCGGGAACCCTGCATGAATGA
- a CDS encoding DUF4129 domain-containing protein gives MPRPKRLLPAAMLALLCALASPTARAQLVQEHPEPPAASWRSATLSEYRAHLQDLQKLTAACAGARTAETCDPAKVGPDDEVPWGAAGQKRVVRFSWLRVLLERAQHPDDAVKAKGATPPPLNPGEPDDKPEPVATTSQLLDDAQDRLADDIDQAAAAASPLPPHPQERAVLNQVLTGREFRNLKQAAQGPTPAERISNWIYRAFDWLSRQQTHAAWVGRTLVWGFLTLVGVGLIWGLLQMERRWRIRLVPDADRPAPSAASARDWQLWLNDARDAAARSQWREAIHFLYWASISRLESKKLWPADRARTPREYLALVAPDDPRKSGLGALTREFEWTWYGGRPAAESDYHRADELASALFDSGGQPR, from the coding sequence ATGCCTCGTCCCAAACGCCTCCTGCCTGCAGCAATGCTGGCACTCCTCTGCGCGCTCGCATCCCCCACCGCCCGCGCCCAGCTAGTGCAGGAGCACCCCGAGCCCCCCGCCGCCAGCTGGCGCTCCGCTACCTTATCCGAATACCGCGCCCACCTCCAGGATCTCCAGAAGCTCACCGCCGCCTGCGCCGGCGCCCGCACCGCCGAAACCTGTGACCCCGCCAAAGTCGGACCCGACGACGAGGTCCCCTGGGGCGCCGCCGGCCAGAAGCGTGTAGTCCGCTTCAGTTGGCTCCGCGTCCTCCTGGAGCGCGCCCAGCACCCCGACGACGCCGTGAAAGCCAAAGGCGCCACCCCGCCTCCCCTCAATCCCGGCGAGCCGGACGACAAACCGGAGCCGGTCGCCACCACCTCCCAGCTCCTCGACGATGCCCAGGACCGCCTGGCCGACGACATCGACCAGGCTGCCGCAGCCGCATCCCCCCTCCCCCCTCATCCGCAGGAGCGCGCCGTCCTGAATCAGGTCCTCACCGGCCGCGAGTTCCGTAACCTCAAGCAGGCCGCGCAGGGCCCCACCCCGGCCGAGCGCATCAGCAACTGGATCTACCGCGCCTTCGACTGGCTAAGCCGCCAGCAGACCCACGCCGCCTGGGTCGGCCGCACCCTCGTCTGGGGATTCCTCACCCTCGTCGGCGTCGGCCTCATCTGGGGCCTGCTCCAAATGGAGCGCCGCTGGCGCATCCGCCTCGTCCCCGACGCCGACCGCCCCGCCCCCAGCGCAGCCTCCGCACGCGACTGGCAGTTGTGGCTCAACGACGCCCGCGATGCGGCAGCCCGCAGCCAGTGGCGCGAAGCCATCCACTTCCTCTACTGGGCCTCCATCTCCCGCCTCGAATCCAAAAAGCTCTGGCCCGCCGACCGCGCCCGGACGCCCCGCGAATACCTCGCCCTCGTTGCCCCCGACGACCCGCGCAAATCCGGCCTCGGCGCCCTCACCCGCGAGTTCGAGTGGACCTGGTACGGCGGCCGTCCCGCCGCCGAATCCGACTACCATCGCGCAGATGAACTCGCGTCTGCCCTCTTCGACAGCGGAGGACAGCCGCGATGA
- a CDS encoding LolA-like protein, protein MTLAPPARLGQARRLTRRIAVAALGLPILLSGCLVTRRKLPVPKAPVITLYATPDELVKRLNDRWSALQTLNATVEMKATVTHQQKGESSEYPSIRGIILLKKPSMLRVYGRVPVVGTRLLDMSSDGKDFTLWIPSKNEAIEGPATESQTKSTNQFENLRPGFFFDSLVVRGLDPGDEYYVTADTDTIEDASKKHLLLVPEYLLNIVRRKPGSEGLSPVRVIHFRREDLLPHQQDLYDDQGNLRTQVFYSGYTTYGENRYPSTITIKRPVEELQITLTLEKVTENAPLKDEDFQFKAQMPADTKIHHLNGQTAENGSH, encoded by the coding sequence GTGACACTGGCACCCCCTGCAAGGCTGGGGCAGGCGCGCAGGCTCACTCGGCGAATTGCCGTCGCGGCCCTTGGTCTGCCCATTCTGCTATCCGGCTGTCTGGTTACCCGGCGCAAGCTGCCCGTTCCCAAAGCGCCCGTCATTACTCTCTATGCCACTCCCGACGAGTTGGTGAAGCGGCTCAACGACCGCTGGAGCGCCCTGCAGACACTCAACGCCACCGTCGAGATGAAGGCCACGGTCACCCATCAGCAGAAGGGCGAGTCCAGCGAGTATCCCTCCATCCGGGGCATCATCCTGTTGAAGAAGCCCTCCATGCTGCGCGTCTATGGCCGCGTGCCGGTCGTGGGCACGCGCCTGCTCGACATGAGCTCGGACGGCAAGGACTTCACCCTCTGGATTCCCTCCAAGAATGAGGCCATCGAAGGACCTGCCACCGAATCGCAGACCAAATCCACCAACCAGTTCGAGAATCTGCGCCCCGGCTTCTTCTTCGACTCGCTGGTTGTGCGCGGCCTCGATCCTGGCGACGAGTACTACGTCACCGCCGACACCGACACCATTGAAGACGCCTCCAAGAAGCACCTCCTGCTCGTGCCCGAATACCTGCTGAACATCGTGCGTCGCAAGCCGGGCAGCGAGGGATTGTCGCCCGTCCGCGTCATCCATTTCCGCCGCGAAGACCTGCTCCCACACCAGCAGGACCTCTACGACGATCAGGGCAATCTGCGCACTCAGGTTTTCTACTCGGGCTATACGACGTACGGCGAAAACCGGTACCCCTCAACCATCACCATCAAGCGCCCGGTCGAGGAACTTCAGATCACTCTCACGCTCGAGAAGGTGACTGAGAACGCGCCGCTCAAGGATGAGGATTTTCAGTTCAAGGCGCAGATGCCCGCGGACACCAAGATCCACCACCTGAACGGCCAGACCGCCGAGAACGGATCACACTAG
- the mltG gene encoding endolytic transglycosylase MltG, producing the protein MASRRRSTAKGRGSWGRVVFAVFLLAILAAAGFAAFVLYTPYGPQQETFVEVLPGSSTMRIARQLEGAGIIRSQYAFYVERWLQHGSLKAGDYRFDHPAPVSEIYDRIRRGDTYAIAVTIPEGSTMFDIGARLEQAGFGPAASFVNVARQESGLLSDIDPQAKTLEGYLFPDTYKIGPKEQMPQIAALMVKRFRQAALQLGLNHNVHQVVTLASIVERETAIDGERPLVASVFENRLDKQMPLMTDPAVIYGLQLQNAWRGTIYASDLQRDTPYNTYMHPGLPPGPIANPGIKSLKAAMQPAQTDYLYFVAASKNPQGKSLFAATLEEHNRNVAGYRDAVKKEGNQ; encoded by the coding sequence ATGGCGAGCCGCAGACGGTCGACAGCAAAGGGGCGCGGCTCTTGGGGCCGGGTTGTGTTCGCCGTGTTTCTCCTGGCTATCCTGGCCGCCGCAGGTTTTGCTGCCTTCGTCCTGTACACCCCTTACGGCCCTCAACAGGAAACATTTGTCGAAGTTCTGCCCGGCTCATCCACCATGCGCATCGCCCGGCAGCTTGAGGGAGCCGGAATCATCCGCAGCCAATACGCCTTTTACGTCGAGCGCTGGCTGCAGCACGGCAGCCTGAAGGCGGGCGACTATAGATTCGACCATCCCGCGCCGGTCAGCGAAATCTACGACCGCATCCGCCGCGGTGACACCTATGCCATCGCCGTCACCATCCCCGAGGGATCGACCATGTTCGATATCGGTGCGCGGCTCGAGCAGGCTGGCTTCGGCCCCGCGGCCTCATTCGTGAACGTAGCGCGGCAGGAATCCGGCCTGCTCTCCGACATCGATCCTCAGGCCAAAACCCTCGAGGGCTACCTCTTCCCCGACACCTACAAGATCGGCCCCAAGGAGCAGATGCCCCAAATCGCCGCACTCATGGTCAAGCGATTCCGCCAGGCAGCGCTGCAGCTCGGCCTCAATCACAACGTGCACCAGGTCGTGACATTGGCTTCTATCGTCGAGCGCGAGACGGCTATCGACGGCGAGCGCCCCCTGGTAGCCAGCGTCTTTGAAAACCGCCTCGACAAGCAGATGCCCCTCATGACCGACCCCGCCGTGATCTACGGCCTGCAGTTGCAGAACGCCTGGCGCGGCACCATCTACGCCAGCGACCTGCAACGCGATACGCCTTACAACACCTATATGCATCCCGGCCTCCCCCCTGGACCCATCGCCAATCCCGGAATCAAATCGCTGAAAGCGGCCATGCAGCCCGCCCAGACCGACTATCTTTATTTCGTGGCGGCCAGCAAGAATCCGCAAGGCAAGTCACTGTTCGCGGCCACTCTCGAAGAGCACAACCGCAACGTGGCCGGATATCGCGATGCCGTGAAGAAAGAGGGGAACCAGTGA
- the buk gene encoding butyrate kinase: MPRGEFKVLVINPGSTSTKIAVYSNEIPALVRTIVHSEADLAPFQGRPVLDQIPFRKAAIEDELRGAGFKRRTHLHAVVGRGGLLRPVPSGVYAVTETMLDELRLAPFGEHASNLGAFLAKAIADEANVEAFVVDPVSVDELCDKARISGSALVPRRSLSHALNTKAVARRYARERGRPYEELRLVIAHLGSGVSVSAHEGGRMIDVNLAGQEGPFSTERSGGLQLLGVVELCFSGLYTQREVWDAFIREGGIYSYLGTKDLSEVESRIVAGDDRAALIFDAMAYQIAKEIGAMATVLEGRVDALIITGGMAHSRRLISQLRIAAGWIAPFVVYPGEDELEALAKGALRVLRGEEKARELGSEAIRTPVHLVPAD; this comes from the coding sequence ATGCCGCGCGGTGAGTTCAAGGTTCTCGTAATCAACCCTGGATCCACATCGACAAAGATCGCTGTTTACAGCAATGAGATCCCCGCGCTGGTGCGCACCATCGTCCACTCCGAAGCCGACCTGGCGCCATTTCAGGGACGGCCCGTTCTGGACCAGATTCCTTTCCGCAAGGCAGCCATTGAAGACGAACTGCGCGGAGCAGGTTTCAAGCGGCGCACCCATTTGCATGCGGTGGTGGGTCGGGGCGGCCTGCTGCGGCCAGTACCCAGCGGCGTCTACGCAGTGACGGAAACGATGCTGGATGAGCTGCGGTTGGCGCCGTTCGGCGAGCACGCATCGAATCTGGGCGCGTTTCTGGCGAAGGCCATCGCGGACGAAGCGAACGTCGAAGCCTTCGTCGTTGATCCGGTCAGCGTGGATGAGCTTTGCGACAAGGCGCGCATCTCGGGGTCGGCGCTGGTGCCGCGCCGGTCTCTCTCGCACGCGCTCAACACCAAAGCTGTGGCGCGCCGTTACGCGCGGGAGCGAGGCAGGCCCTACGAAGAGCTTCGGCTGGTGATAGCGCATCTGGGCAGCGGCGTGTCGGTGTCGGCCCATGAGGGCGGCCGGATGATCGACGTGAATCTTGCTGGGCAGGAAGGACCTTTCTCTACCGAGCGGAGCGGCGGGCTGCAACTGCTGGGCGTGGTGGAGCTGTGCTTCAGCGGTCTTTATACACAGCGCGAAGTCTGGGACGCGTTCATTCGCGAGGGCGGCATCTACTCCTATCTCGGCACGAAGGATTTGAGCGAGGTGGAGAGCCGCATTGTCGCGGGCGATGATAGGGCTGCGCTGATTTTCGATGCCATGGCTTATCAGATCGCCAAGGAGATCGGCGCGATGGCCACGGTTCTCGAGGGCCGCGTGGATGCGCTGATCATCACGGGCGGCATGGCGCACTCGCGCCGGCTCATCAGCCAGCTTCGCATTGCGGCCGGATGGATTGCGCCCTTTGTCGTGTATCCGGGAGAAGACGAGCTTGAGGCTCTGGCCAAGGGAGCGCTGAGGGTTTTGCGCGGCGAGGAGAAGGCTCGCGAGCTGGGGTCGGAAGCGATCAGGACGCCTGTCCATCTTGTTCCTGCGGACTGA
- a CDS encoding DUF5818 domain-containing protein, producing the protein MKSGIKRSLFVGISMALVALTVRRYNRDSEINAGPDGPSGGSGGNDKIDHSSVTGPVLADQPVPIAIRRPAMVAPTVTFSGTVVRSGPRFALRETAGVLYPLDSAGRAWPFEGEDVRVTGKLDLDTRLLYVDAIEPVDGILGGSSLPISAA; encoded by the coding sequence ATGAAGTCGGGCATTAAGCGCAGCTTGTTTGTCGGCATCTCAATGGCGCTCGTCGCCTTGACTGTCCGCCGCTACAACCGCGATTCGGAGATCAATGCGGGGCCCGATGGGCCCTCGGGCGGATCCGGCGGTAACGATAAGATCGACCACTCATCGGTGACTGGACCCGTTCTCGCGGATCAGCCGGTGCCTATCGCGATTCGACGGCCTGCAATGGTGGCGCCCACCGTCACCTTCAGCGGGACGGTTGTGCGCAGCGGGCCGCGCTTTGCGTTGCGGGAAACCGCGGGCGTTCTTTATCCGCTGGATTCGGCCGGACGCGCATGGCCGTTTGAGGGTGAGGACGTGCGCGTCACCGGCAAGCTGGATCTGGATACGCGGCTGTTGTACGTGGACGCTATCGAACCGGTGGACGGAATTCTTGGTGGATCTAGCCTGCCGATCTCCGCTGCTTAG
- a CDS encoding procyclic acidic repetitive family protein, producing the protein MNETLRPSTLGEILDRTVTLYRSRFLVFFGLAAIPAGMMMGFSGGMVLLLASTGFLSGPAATPKPETFALVFLGMMALGLIALPLLIASNALCGAALCQAASSVVLGGGQIAIASSLKSVWKRGWQYIGLFVLQAVIIFGVPSTLWTAAVMVAAVGAAIAGTAGGGGAATGVLTVVLVLLTMMALAVYVIWIMIQIGLAFPIAVIEKAGPIDALKRAWKLCRGTRWRMLALFAMVLALSWIASLLVTVPLMLAIYLIPGLNSPQNAQLAGTISLMGMYAMSFVSNALTMPVIAIALVLFYYDQRVRKEAYDIEWLMQQAGMIAAPSPQPQLAPWLPSTRSISADGAPPSPAPEALTPPPQVPEPQAKTEQQPEPEPHEPIAGASA; encoded by the coding sequence ATGAATGAGACCCTGCGGCCCTCCACACTCGGCGAGATCCTCGACAGGACGGTAACGCTCTACCGCTCCCGCTTTCTGGTCTTCTTCGGCCTGGCCGCAATCCCCGCGGGAATGATGATGGGCTTCAGCGGCGGCATGGTCCTGCTCCTGGCATCGACTGGCTTCCTCTCCGGCCCTGCAGCCACGCCGAAACCCGAAACATTCGCACTCGTCTTCCTCGGCATGATGGCGCTCGGACTCATCGCCCTGCCACTCCTCATTGCCTCCAACGCCCTTTGCGGAGCAGCCCTCTGCCAGGCCGCCAGCTCCGTTGTCCTCGGCGGCGGCCAGATCGCCATCGCCTCGTCACTCAAATCCGTCTGGAAGCGCGGCTGGCAATACATCGGCCTCTTCGTTCTCCAGGCTGTCATCATCTTCGGCGTCCCCTCCACCTTGTGGACCGCCGCTGTCATGGTGGCCGCCGTCGGCGCAGCCATCGCCGGCACTGCCGGAGGCGGCGGAGCCGCCACCGGCGTACTCACGGTCGTCCTGGTGCTCCTCACCATGATGGCCCTGGCCGTCTACGTCATCTGGATCATGATCCAGATCGGCCTCGCTTTCCCCATCGCCGTCATCGAAAAAGCCGGGCCCATCGACGCCCTCAAACGCGCCTGGAAGCTATGCCGAGGCACCCGCTGGCGCATGCTCGCGCTCTTCGCCATGGTGCTCGCCCTCAGCTGGATCGCGTCTCTGCTCGTCACCGTCCCCCTCATGCTGGCCATCTACCTCATCCCGGGGCTCAACTCCCCGCAGAACGCGCAACTCGCAGGCACCATCTCGCTCATGGGCATGTACGCCATGTCGTTCGTCTCGAACGCGCTCACCATGCCCGTCATCGCCATCGCCCTCGTGCTCTTCTATTACGACCAGCGCGTCCGCAAAGAGGCTTACGACATCGAGTGGCTCATGCAGCAAGCCGGCATGATCGCCGCCCCCTCCCCCCAGCCGCAACTCGCGCCCTGGCTGCCCTCAACGCGCTCGATCTCGGCAGACGGCGCACCGCCAAGTCCCGCACCCGAAGCTCTCACACCCCCGCCGCAGGTCCCCGAGCCGCAAGCCAAAACCGAACAGCAACCCGAACCCGAGCCTCACGAGCCCATCGCCGGAGCCTCCGCATGA
- a CDS encoding AAA family ATPase: MQIQEGTQSLHATRQLIDHARREMGRVIAGQSAVIEEVLIALLCQGHALLEGVPGIAKTLIVKTTGRLLGLGFQRVQATPDLMPADILGTTILKPGTDSFVFHSGPVFTDLLLVDEINRMPPRTQAALLECMEERQVTADGNRHTLPAWFTVFATQNPVEFEGTYPLPEAQLDRFLLKIRVAYPDEAEELKVLEMHHASTGAGILNDAQIEPIPEGLLAAARAEVRRIRIEPELYRYILAITRRTREWPTLLLGASPRAALSLMFVAQAAAAFDGRDYLVPDDVKRAVQPVLRHRVMLKPEAELEGFDADRVLTDVIAAVPVPRQ, from the coding sequence ATGCAAATACAAGAAGGCACTCAATCACTCCATGCCACACGCCAGCTCATCGACCACGCGCGCCGTGAAATGGGCCGCGTCATCGCCGGCCAATCCGCCGTGATCGAAGAGGTCCTAATCGCCCTGCTCTGCCAGGGCCACGCCCTGCTTGAAGGCGTACCGGGCATCGCCAAAACGCTCATCGTCAAAACCACGGGCCGCCTGCTCGGCCTCGGCTTTCAGCGCGTACAGGCCACCCCCGACCTCATGCCCGCCGACATCCTCGGCACCACCATCCTCAAGCCCGGCACTGACTCCTTCGTCTTCCACTCCGGCCCCGTCTTCACCGATCTCCTGCTCGTCGACGAAATCAACCGCATGCCTCCGCGCACCCAGGCCGCGCTGCTCGAGTGCATGGAAGAGCGCCAGGTCACCGCCGACGGCAACCGCCACACGCTCCCCGCCTGGTTCACCGTATTCGCCACGCAGAACCCCGTCGAGTTCGAAGGCACCTACCCCCTCCCCGAAGCGCAGCTCGACCGCTTCCTGCTCAAGATCCGCGTCGCCTATCCCGACGAAGCAGAAGAGCTCAAGGTCCTCGAGATGCACCACGCCAGCACCGGCGCCGGCATCCTCAACGATGCACAGATCGAGCCCATCCCCGAAGGCCTCCTCGCCGCCGCGCGCGCCGAGGTCCGCCGCATCCGCATCGAGCCCGAGCTCTACCGCTACATCCTCGCCATCACCCGCCGTACGCGCGAGTGGCCCACGCTCCTGCTCGGCGCAAGCCCCCGCGCCGCCCTCAGCCTCATGTTCGTCGCCCAGGCCGCCGCTGCCTTCGATGGCCGGGACTACCTCGTCCCCGACGACGTCAAGCGCGCCGTCCAGCCCGTCCTGCGCCACCGCGTCATGCTTAAGCCCGAAGCCGAACTCGAAGGCTTCGACGCCGACCGCGTCCTCACCGACGTCATCGCCGCAGTCCCGGTGCCGCGCCAGTGA
- a CDS encoding DUF4350 domain-containing protein, whose product MKAPSWFLPSLDSKDRKVLVLAVSAALILAIATGLLLPNSDNDDNRLPSTYLSGKHGALAAYEMLERAGYPIERWERPLGELAAQAGPQTVVIFAEPFTREQDDMKAVRQILEKGGRVLATGFWGGFLLPGQSAAPGSSFSPTACQLTPQGLDPLASSGEVWMIPSATWQPGNPAVRVQYDCAGQPAVLEYDWGDGHVIWWASSTPLENASLTRAQNLDLFLNSLGPHEGKHFYWDESLHGEIRSSWSYATGPALRLLEIGIPLLVLLILFSFSRRSGPVRELPPPIRATPIEFLEALGSLYKNAGAASTAVAVAWERFRRHALWLCGMRVQRIDAAEVAAVIRRRFPKADPTLEGDLDACEQAATNDTLNPKEALRLVQLLAAHTEKLDAIANRTTAFTEMKVSELTTAP is encoded by the coding sequence ATGAAAGCCCCCTCCTGGTTCCTCCCTTCCCTAGACTCCAAAGATCGCAAGGTCCTCGTCCTAGCCGTCAGCGCCGCCCTCATTCTCGCCATCGCCACCGGCCTCCTGCTCCCCAACTCCGACAACGACGACAACCGCCTGCCCTCCACCTACCTCTCCGGCAAGCACGGCGCGCTCGCCGCCTATGAAATGCTTGAGCGCGCCGGCTACCCCATCGAGCGCTGGGAGCGCCCCCTCGGCGAACTAGCCGCCCAAGCCGGCCCCCAAACCGTCGTCATCTTCGCCGAGCCCTTCACCCGCGAGCAGGACGACATGAAAGCCGTCCGCCAGATCCTTGAGAAAGGCGGCCGCGTCCTCGCCACCGGCTTCTGGGGCGGATTCCTGCTGCCCGGCCAGTCCGCCGCCCCCGGCAGTTCGTTTTCCCCAACCGCTTGCCAGCTCACCCCCCAGGGCCTCGACCCGCTCGCCTCTTCCGGCGAGGTCTGGATGATCCCCAGCGCCACCTGGCAGCCCGGCAACCCCGCCGTCCGCGTGCAATACGACTGCGCCGGCCAGCCCGCCGTCCTCGAGTACGACTGGGGCGACGGCCACGTCATCTGGTGGGCCAGCTCCACCCCGCTTGAAAACGCCTCCCTCACCCGCGCCCAGAACCTCGATCTGTTCCTCAACTCGCTTGGGCCCCACGAAGGCAAACATTTCTACTGGGATGAATCTCTGCACGGCGAAATCCGGTCCTCCTGGAGCTACGCCACCGGACCCGCCCTTCGCCTGCTCGAAATCGGCATTCCCCTGCTCGTCCTCCTTATCCTGTTCAGTTTCAGCCGCCGCAGCGGACCGGTCCGCGAACTGCCGCCGCCCATCCGCGCCACCCCCATCGAGTTCCTTGAGGCACTCGGCTCGCTCTACAAGAACGCTGGCGCAGCCTCCACCGCCGTCGCCGTCGCGTGGGAACGCTTCCGCCGTCATGCCCTCTGGCTCTGCGGCATGCGCGTGCAGCGCATCGATGCTGCCGAAGTAGCCGCCGTGATCCGCCGCCGTTTCCCAAAAGCCGACCCCACGCTCGAGGGCGATCTGGACGCATGCGAACAAGCCGCCACCAACGACACCCTGAATCCCAAAGAAGCCCTACGCCTCGTGCAGTTGTTAGCCGCACACACTGAGAAGCTAGACGCCATAGCCAACCGCACCACCGCTTTCACCGAAATGAAAGTGAGTGAGTTAACAACCGCGCCGTAG